The Plasmodium yoelii strain 17X genome assembly, chromosome: 4 genome has a window encoding:
- a CDS encoding aurora-related kinase 2, putative, whose product MNENIKSHNYLKEKNVLNKNPSNLVNDDILKFNTNIKRNNNVERFYHNKVSDSSNMYNKNGHHINKSVGAEKNISGNKTTNLVNIKNKNQRLFSKSENEKCVIRNINMREDNYTTNLIKGKDNDIINNRKNTNINNNEYLNLKSSDDKLTKNINTSGYAYENILEDNCNNNGNDIRNDIEKDNNGNNNGYYSYNCKNLKKVKEPNNSLDSFYKRKRETEEENYDKKRINHSLNKDYYYNTYTKTDINDSHMNIKDIQIKDISENVSKIKNLENNIMNVKNMEKARSRVHNISESEKKMFNIINQSSNNSTKILNSHSFNTNESCNYDKYMKDIFNKNYDYKKIKNPENSYLETDENIISRSYKIEEEHINNSDDFIRRNFMYDNKLETKINETKSNKLEKNILTDIKSKNSNEYILKHKKNYNEDKGNNFCDNEFKQNKYDFISCSFNEEEEFMNDYINNTDFVKNKNEGLNKLIDINKNEEQNAAFTILNKENNINMETQEYNNSHENIKLLYNNVKDANEIEFNDSILNDFKMDVSKPIDTKNTISQYQEESNIIYKINNDNEDAKKDNWEYDLSSNNCKNQNDGLKTIGALNDIMNTYKRKLVDNTNNVLNKGQNKSDEDSENLLNKKRTESKKDNALDHKNRVNERNLISIASNKTNNNSNVSNVSKVRNVNSGDISSTSSENKKNLIKKTKYNESISKRLFSTHTLSSNNKCLSSGNYLKNNIKPSIKNSFKETYKKDNLDRHKTIGFNRSNTNLDKINSNISQNNGITKNSIQKFPSSNIHTNLSNIQSKKKTIDNNYKNSTIENKNLEENNEKIKKRQKIEFNKTYNNSFLERMKKKNLNEHVDGNKNAFIQKTVQNRNNINFEKNKTKMFLSNNKSITNNGYNKNGLFSELAEKKEISKSTDKLTIDKKYNHSGHVEVGAKLEKGLGKEIEIGLQGEISINSKVEEKIEDPLYKQNNVGEVFRENVMDTNESNINYNSKSNTNKAKANALNRERINNNKEIRTLASSNSITKSGKNTLLVKRQNTNNYMRYGSKIKEIEDNKLKMKNLANNNKGIDNKYVPKWSSNKTSSSSNITNNIVDKKNNMLVKKDEINKKKKEVFNQVAKINTNINSVVENKQINLQTKKQHNKIINKDQNSTKSSNYNNKKCTPNSNIKQSTHDTRKINENNTNRNCSKKKKNNNNNNNDNNNDNNNDNNKDIISKEMEKYKYLMKKSKIKSNSIPPGNQKEVEKNAKKYECRNNYRSRDDYDCNNKYGRLSKNEQINYDNMLFLKDKKGQLESDNEYPYTVQGVQNHSCYINNDDSKNDQVLEYLKEKDENTSKNMNTSNSINNGEEQKELSYFEWLAKEQEKKENEVDKKKKINKQDKLYHEKTENEGNEDNTLNKGVLNKHNDGANYDKMENNENEEDYDEEDSEEDKENDTNVMLQPLLAFNLKQNEKSYEQNDFIVDKHPIGNGRTGLVFKAIIRKENLQVALKVMAKDTILSLKIERQVLKEIIIQSSLKHINILDLIAYFEDKTRLFLVLEIANGGSIRNKMKLKHDTFKEEQVALYVYQIADALSYLHNFNIIHRDLKPDNILIHYSDSDVYSDEHASKIYKYGIIKIADFGFSCQLKNKRQKRSTFCGTVDYMPPEIINQIPYDCNADLWCLGIVIFELLVGFPPFTDNSQERIFEQIKEFDFHFPKTVSQMARELILRLCSRSSEERISAEEVKSHPWIKQFL is encoded by the coding sequence ATGAATGAAAACATAAAAAGTCACAATTAtttgaaagaaaaaaatgtattaaacaaaAATCCAAGCAATTTAGTCAATGATGacatattaaaatttaatacaaatataaaaagaaataacaATGTAGAAAGattttatcataataaaGTAAGTGATTCTAGTAAcatgtataataaaaatggacaCCACATTAATAAAAGTGTCGGagcagaaaaaaatatatcaggAAATAAAACAACTaatttagtaaatattaaaaataaaaatcaacGACTCTTTTCAAAAAGTGAAAATGAAAAGTGTGTAATtcgaaatataaatatgagaGAGGATAATTATACTACTAATCTTATTAAGGGTAAAGATAatgatattataaataataggaaaaatactaatataaacaataatGAATATCTTAATTTGAAAAGTAGTGATgataaattaacaaaaaacataaatacaTCAGGATATgcatatgaaaatatattagaagataattgtaataataatgggAACGACATTCGTAATGATATTGAAAAAGACAATAACGGGAACAATAATGGATACTATTCttataattgtaaaaatCTGAAAAAAGTTAAAGAGCCTAATAATAGTTTAGACTCcttttataaaagaaaaagagaAACGGAAGAAGAAAATTATGACAAAAAACGAATTAATCATTCACTTAATAaagattattattataacacTTATACAAAAACAGATATAAATGATTCacatatgaatataaaagaTATTCAAATTAAGGATATATCTGAAAATGtttcaaaaattaaaaatttagaaaataatataatgaatGTGAAAAACATGGAAAAGGCAAGAAGCAGGGTCCATAATATATCTGaatctgaaaaaaaaatgtttaacaTTATAAATCAAAGTAGTAACAATAGTACAAAAATCCTTAATTCTCATTCATTTAATACGAATGAAAGTTgtaattatgataaatatatgaaagacatatttaataaaaattatgattataaaaaaataaaaaatcccGAAAACTCATATTTGGAAActgatgaaaatattatatctcGTTCATATAAGATAGAGGAagaacatataaataacagtGATGATTTTATTCGGCGTAATTTTATGTACGATAATAAATTGGagacaaaaataaatgaaactAAAAGTAACAAACttgagaaaaatattttaactgatataaaaagtaaaaactccaatgaatatattttaaaacacaaaaaaaattataatgaagaTAAAGGAAACAATTTTTGtgataatgaatttaaacaaaataaatatgattttatttCTTGTTCTTTtaatgaagaagaagaatTTATGAATGATTATATTAACAATACTgattttgttaaaaataagaatgagggattaaataaattgatagacataaataaaaatgaagaacaAAATGCTGCATttactattttaaataaagagAATAATATTAACATGGAAACTcaggaatataataatagtcatgaaaatataaaattattatataataatgtgaAAGATGCAAATGAGATTGAATTTAATGATTCTATTCTAAATGATTTTAAAATGGATGTTTCTAAACCTATAGATACTAAAAATACAATTAGCCAATATCAAGAGGAgtcaaatattatttataaaattaataatgacAACGAAGATGCGAAAAAAGATAATTGGGAATATGATTTATCTTCTAACAATTGTAAAAATCAAAACGATGGATTAAAAACAATTGGGGCTTTGAACGATATTATGAATACATATAAGCGTAAATTAGTAGATAACACAAATAATGTTTTGAATAAAGGTCAAAATAAAAGTGATGAAGATAGTGAAAATTTACTAAATAAGAAAAGAACTGAAAGTAAAAAAGATAATGCGTTAGACCATAAAAACAGAGTAAATGAGAGAAATTTGATAAGTATAGCATCaaacaaaacaaataataatagcaatGTTAGCAACGTTAGCAAGGTTCGAAATGTTAATTCAGGTGATATCAGTAGCACATCTAgcgaaaataaaaagaatttaataaaaaaaaccaaATATAACGAATCAATAAGTAAAAGATTATTTTCTACTCATACATTATCTTCTAATAATAAGTGTTTGTCGAGTggtaattatttaaaaaataacataaagCCATCAATAAAGAATAGTTTCaaagaaacatataaaaagGATAATTTGGATCGTCATAAAACGATCGGATTTAACAGATCCAATACAAACTtggataaaataaatagtaatatatCACAAAATAACggaataacaaaaaatagtATTCAGAAATTTCCTAGTTCTAATATACACACAAATTTAAGTAATATCCAATCCAAGAAAAAGACTAtagataataattataaaaatagtacaattgaaaataaaaatttagaagaaaataacgaaaaaataaaaaaaagacaaaaaatagaatttaataaaacatataataattcatttttggaaaggatgaaaaaaaaaaatcttaaCGAGCATGTagatggaaataaaaatgcatTTATTCAAAAAACGGTTCAAAATcgtaacaatataaattttgaaaaaaataaaacaaaaatgttCTTATCCAATAATAAAAGTATTACTAATAatggatataataaaaatggattatTTTCTGAATTAgcagaaaaaaaagaaatttcGAAAAGTACCGATAAGCTTACCATTGATAAGAAATATAACCATAGTGGGCATGTGGAAGTAGGAGCAAAGCTTGAAAAAGGGTTGGGAAAAGAAATTGAAATTGGATTACAAGGGGAAATTTCTATTAATAGTAAAGTGGAAGAAAAGATAGAGGATCCATTATACAAGCAGAATAATGTGGGTGAAGTTTTTCGTGAAAATGTGATGGACACAAATGAatcaaatataaattataatagcAAAAGCAATACTAATAAGGCAAAAGCAAATGCTTTAAATAGAGAAaggataaataataataaggaaATTCGTACATTAGCATCAAGTAACAGTATCACCAAAAGTGGAAAAAATACTTTACTCGTAAAAAGACAAAatactaataattatatgagGTATGGATctaaaattaaagaaatagaagataataaattaaagatgaaaaatttggcaaataataataaaggaatagataataaatatgtgcCTAAATGGAGTAGTAATAAAACCAGTTCTTCCTCTAATATTACTAATAATATTgtggataaaaaaaataatatgcttgtaaaaaaagatgaaataaataaaaaaaaaaaagaagtaTTCAACCAAGTTGCCAAAATTAATACCAATATAAATTCTGTTgtagaaaataaacaaattaatttgcagacaaaaaaacaacataacaaaataataaataaggATCAAAATAGTACTAAAAGTTCAAActacaataataaaaaatgcacaCCTAACAGTAACATCAAGCAAAGTACCCATGATACacgaaaaataaatgaaaataataccaATCGAAATTGTagtaagaaaaaaaaaaataataacaacaataataatgacaataataatgacaataataatgacaataataaaGACATTATAAGCaaagaaatggaaaaatataaatatttgatgaaaaaaagtaaaataaaaagtaattCAATTCCTCCTGGAAATCAGAAAGAAGtagaaaaaaatgcaaaaaaatatgaatgcCGAAACAATTATAGAAGTCGAGACGACTATGATTGTAATAATAAGTATGGAAGATTAAGTAAGAATGAGCAAATTAATTATGAcaatatgttatttttaaaagataaaaaaggGCAACTTGAAAGCGACAATGAATACCCTTATACTGTACAGGGGGTACAGAACCATAGTTGTTAcattaataatgatgatagtAAAAATGATCAAGTTCTGGAATATTTAAAAGAGAAGGATGAAAACACatctaaaaatatgaatacaAGCAATTCCATTAATAATGGTGAGGAACAAAAAGAGTTGTCTTATTTTGAGTGGCTAGCTAAAGAACAGGAAAAGAAAGAAAATGAAGTggataagaaaaaaaaaataaataaacaagaCAAATTATATCACGAAAAAACAGAAAACGAAGGGAATGAAGATAACACTTTAAATAAAGGGGTATTAAATAAGCATAATGATGGTGCAAATTATGATAAGATGGAAAACAAcgaaaatgaagaagattATGATGAGGAGGATAGCGAAGaggataaagaaaatgatactaATGTAATGCTACAACCATTACTTGCTTTTAATTtgaaacaaaatgaaaaatctTATGAACAAAACGATTTTATAGTTGATAAGCATCCAATAGGAAATGGAAGAACAGGATTAGTATTTAAAGCTATCAtaagaaaagaaaatttgCAAGTTGCATTAAAAGTAATGGCAAAAGATACAATTTTATCACTAAAAATAGAAAGACAAGTATTAAAGGAAATAATTATACAATCAAgtttaaaacatataaacattttagaTTTAATAGCTTATTTTGAAGATAAAACACGTTTATTTTTAGTATTAGAAATAGCAAATGGTGGATCtataagaaataaaatgaaactaaAACATGATACATTCAAAGAGGAACAAGTAGCATTATATGTATACCAAATAGCAGATGCGTTATCttatttacataattttaatattatacatagaGATTTAAAACcagataatatat
- a CDS encoding ribosomal protein L7Ae: MKMEENLFGNKIKDEKLSLIKGKIVTKNNNYKNVKLTNDPYINVGNRLVKITFTSQKKMQKDLEKKRIAHMIMNKKKKKKKEFERRKKIINNLSEILAKEKEMGNSYFLPKKLKRKKKKKIQKYIILEKEIKNCIYNELMENHHIEKEQCLDIIQNKNKWNIKCSTYIFQYLKYENIYYIGIKKRKKITKYYHSIIYRYNHKDLQKNNIINKRGKNFEQNAQLYSKQYLNCVRQKKMPKNTTKKIYYKNGNIILNTLNLDNIKNYDTTHIIQNSYENQEHVVKDSIPKSNIPLNNEENNIKAKNREHIFLKNINDNILDSSKESENTNFQGENNDLNKKIIKENILKNEKILKFIQVSKIEKNTYINDYVDHKITEELNNMVKDFLKKISKSHDKLLLLKKKRRYYLGMKECYKHICINEPKLVLVAPNIEPTLNNVFDDMINKIVCKCKEKNIPLVFALSKNILGKCIGKCRQSILCIIDNDSYIKECNDIINLANSLKIYK; this comes from the coding sequence ATGAAAATGGAGGAAAATTTAtttggaaataaaataaaggatGAGAAACTATCTCTCATAAAGGGTAAAATTGtgacaaaaaataataattataaaaatgtgaaaCTGACAAATGATCCCTACATTAATGTTGGAAATAGACTCGTAAAAATTACATTTACTAGTCagaaaaaaatgcaaaaagatttagaaaaaaagagaatagCCCATATgataatgaataaaaaaaaaaaaaaaaaaaaagaatttgaaagaagaaaaaaaataattaataatctGAGTGAAATTTTAGCTAAGGAAAAGGAAATGGggaattcatattttttaccaAAAAAGTtgaagagaaaaaaaaaaaaaaaaattcaaaaatatattattttagaaaaggaaattaaaaattgtatatataacgaATTAATGGAAAACCACCATATTGAAAAAGAACAATGTCTGGATataattcaaaataaaaataaatggaaCATAAAATGctctacatatatatttcaatatttaaaatatgaaaatatatattacataggAATtaagaaaaggaaaaaaataacaaaatattatcatagtataatatatagatataatcATAAagatttacaaaaaaataatatcataaATAAAAGGGGGAAAAATTTTGAACAAAATGCGCAACTTTATAGTAAGCAATACTTAAATTGTGTAAGACAAAAAAAGATGCCAAAAAATACAACTAAAAAGATTTATTATAAGAATGGTAACATCATATTAAACACGttaaatttagataatataaaaaactatGATACAACACATATTATACAAAATAGTTATGAAAATCAGGAACATGTTGTAAAGGATTCCATCCCCAAATCGAATATTCCCTTAAATAacgaagaaaataatattaaagcGAAAAATAGAGAGCATATTTTtctgaaaaatataaatgataatattttagaCAGCTCAAAAGAAAGCGAGAATACAAACTTCCAAGGGGAAAATAATgatttgaataaaaaaataataaaagaaaatatattaaaaaatgaaaaaattttaaaatttattcaaGTTagtaaaatagaaaaaaatacatacatTAATGATTATGTTGACCATAAAATAACAgaagaattaaataatatggtTAAggattttttgaaaaaaatttcaaaatcacatgataaattattattattaaaaaaaaaacgaagatATTATTTAGGAATGAAAGAATGCTataaacatatatgtataaatgaACCAAAGTTAGTTTTAGTGGCACCAAATATTGAACCAACGCTAAATAACGTATTTGAtgatatgataaataaaattgtttgcaaatgtaaagaaaaaaatattccctTAGTTTTCGCtttaagtaaaaatatattaggtAAATGTATAGGAAAATGTCGGCAATCAATTTTATGTATAATTGATAATGATTCTTATATAAAAGAATGCaatgatataattaatttggcAAATtctcttaaaatatataaataa
- a CDS encoding 60S acidic ribosomal protein P2, putative: MAMKYVAAYLMCVLGGNENPGKNEIKNVLSAVNAEVEEEVLGNLLDSLKGKSYHELISEGLKKLQNVGGGGAAAAAAPVAGDAGDSKKEEKKEEKEEEEEEEEDLGFSLFG, encoded by the coding sequence ATGGCTATGAAATACGTTGCAGCTTATCTTATGTGCGTTTTGGGAGGAAATGAAAACCcaggaaaaaatgaaattaagaATGTATTAAGTGCAGTAAATGCAGAAGTTGAAGAAGAAGTCTTAGGAAATTTATTAGATTCTCTAAAAGGAAAAAGCTATCATGAATTAATCAGTGAAGGGTTAAAGAAATTACAAAATGTTGGAGGAGGTGGTGCTGCCGCTGCTGCTGCCCCAGTAGCAGGTGATGCTGGAGATTCTAAGAAAGAAGAAAAGAAAGAAGAAAAGGAAGAAGAAGaggaagaagaagaagattTAGGATTTTCTTTATTCGGTTAA
- a CDS encoding asparagine synthetase [glutamine-hydrolyzing], putative, translated as MCGILAIFHSAIETNRLRRKALSLSKILRHRGPDWNGIVVEENEDGTTNVLTHERLAIVDVLSGQQPLYDDKKEICLTINGEIYNHLELRKLVKQDVLDALKSKSDCAVIPNLYKIYKEKLPSMLDGIFAGVISDKKYNTFFAFRDPIGICPLYIGYASDGSIWFASEFKALRIHCVRYVTFPPGHYYICNNGKGEFVRYYNPNWWKLDSPIPNSKIDLEKIRITLENAVIKRLMGDVPFGILLSGGLDSSIIASIIARHLKSIQNDTNNNINGTCVGKNNKNLNTLKSFSIGLKGSPDLKAAKEVADFLNTDHTEFNFTVDQGIDSLHDVIYHIETYDITTIRASTPMYILSRLIKSSCIKMVLSGEGSDEIFGGYLYFHKAPNAEEFHRELQRKIHDLHIYDVLRANKSTMAFGIEARVPFLDLEFLDVVMNIDPQEKMCSNNKIEKDILRRAFAGYLPDHILYRQKEQFSDGVGYNWIDGLKEYAEKKVSDSQFSRAPFLFPYNTPKTKEAYLYRCIFYQCFPEQCAQEFVPEGPSIACSTSKAIEWDEQFKINPDQSGRYVLDVHKHSKNVEDIKAA; from the exons atgtgtGGAATTTTAGCTATTTTTCATTCAGCTATTGAAACCAATCGATTAAGAAGGAAAGCCTTAAGCTTAtcaaaaat ATTACGACACCGAGGGCCAGATTGGAATGGTATAGTTGTCGAGGAAAATGAAGATGGAACAACAAATGTATTAACTCATGAAAGATTAGCAATTGTAGATGTATTATCAGGGCAACAACCATTATATGATgacaaaaaagaaatatgTTTAACTATTAATggagaaatatataatcatttAGAATTAAGAAAATTAGTAAAACAAGATGTTTTAGATGCATTAAAAAGTAAATCAGATTGTGCTGTAATTCCAAacttatataaaatatataaagaaaaattacCTTCTATGTTAGATGGTATATTTGCGGGAGTTATtagtgataaaaaatataatacattttttgcaTTTAGAGATCCTATAGGAATATGCCCACTTTATATAGGTTATGCATCAGATGGTTCAATATGGTTTGCATCTGAATTTAAAGCGTTAAGGATACATTGTGTAAGATATGTAACATTTCCACCTggtcattattatatttgtaatAATGGAAAAGGTGAATTTGTTAGATATTATAATCCAAACTGGTGGAAATTGGATAGTCCTATACCAAATAGTAAAATAGACTTAGAAAAAATACGTATTACTTTAGAAAATGCAGTAATTAAAAGATTAATGGGTGATGTACCATTTGGAATTTTATTATCTGGTGGTTTAGATTCATCTATAATTGCATCTATAATTGCAAGACATTTAAAATCAATACAAAATGacactaataataatattaatggaACATGTGtcggaaaaaataataaaaatttaaatacttTAAAAAGTTTTTCTATTGGATTAAAAGGTTCTCCTGATTTAAAAGCAGCTAAAGAAGTTGCTGATTTTTTAAACACAGATCATACTGAATTTAATTTTACTGTTGATCAGGGTATTGATTCATTACATGATGTTATATATCACATTGAAACATATGACATAACAACTATTCGTGCATCTACACCTATGTATATTCTTTCAAGGTTAATAAAAAGTAGTTGTATTAAAATGGTTTTAAGTGGTGAAGGATCTGATGAGATATTTGGtggatatttatatttccataAAGCACCAAATGCAGAAGAATTTCATAGAGAATTACAAAGGAAAATACATgatttacatatttatgaTGTCTTACGAGCAAATAAATCTACTATGGCTTTTGGTATAGAAGCACGAGTACCATTTTTAGATCTCGAATTTTTAGACGTAGTTATGAATATAGATCCACAAGAAAAAATGtgttcaaataataaaattgaaaaagatATTTTAAGAAGAGCTTTTGCTGGTTATTTACCTGATCACATCCTTTACAGACAAAAGGAACAATTTTCCGATGGTGTTGGTTATAATTGGATTGATGGGTTAAAAGAATATGCAGAAAAAAAAGTATCAGATTCTCAATTTTCTAGAGCCCCTTTCCTTTTTCCATATAATACACCCAAAACTAAAGAAGCCTATTTATATCGATGTATATTTTACCAATGTTTTCCTGAGCAATGTGCTCAAGAATTTGTACCCGAGGGTCCATCTATAGCTTGCTCTACAAGCAAGGCAATTGAATGGGATGAACAGTTCAAAATAAATCCTGACCAGTCAGGTAGATATGTTTTAGACGTACACAAGCATTCAAAAAATGTTGAGGATATAAAAGCCGCCTAA
- a CDS encoding N2227-like protein, putative, protein MPNTNELHKKSKSNNADYINNDSTNNGCINENRQNPTIYNNNHINKQKTNSNMEINYNRQKDESEESSRDINNSIKCSDNNSNECSDNNCNKCSDSNCNKCSDSNCNDCNDNNCNECNDNCCNSHKDYYYDDNNIDMLNDEEEKHFCNVCFSFLYYKKYCFYELLRIYRNLCMLNEEEKSLLSESIYCKVYKMYLAVLNNYYFILNILLPQISTPIILNLLSYTFHKDCGENNIHDDMCCTHNNMNNAENGVFNMGHTKIEKQANDNDDNNNNNMKKKSREEIIINTIIDNLTEQEKANIDKIYNYNNLDARLLCKDDPLIILNEIKSKIMNKKKDCDMLKLFDNQSELLLSSDDNNLNNNEITKKQDVQYNGNPISINPECHHEGNETSEIKKKETRLSKNSTLLNDEINNPITNTNHVNLKNQSENISISINQAECDHNEKHEHISPGLRITNMYSPSLDEYSLIQNMSKVRSTLRQFVRDWSIEGIEERKNAYEPILKSLEKYIPITDNYIPKILCPGSGLGRLPYEVAKRGYKSQGNEFSYFMLLSSNFILNYYNQKDSLHIQPYCINTLNRKKRDDHLKIINLPDVNTYNKDVLDSEFSMCAGELVEVYYEEKEQFDGILTCFFLDTAKNIFVYIRTFANILKPNSLWSNIGPLLFHYAEMPNEMSIELAWDEIKFVISKWFTIVDEQWIDNYYTTNIDSMMQVQYHCIFFNAIRNDVPVEN, encoded by the coding sequence atgcctAATACAAATGAGCTACATAAGAAAAGTAAATCGAACAATGctgattatataaataatgatagtaCGAATAATGGATGTATTAATGAGAACAGACAGAATCCAACCATATATAACAAcaatcatataaataaacaaaaaactAATTCTAATATGGagataaattataatagaCAAAAAGATGAAAGCGAAGAGTCCTCAagagatataaataattccaTCAAATGTAGTGACAATAATTCCAACGAATGTAGTGACAACAATTGCAACAAATGTAGTGACAGCAATTGCAACAAATGTAGTGACAGCAATTGCAACGATTGTAATGACAATAATTGCAACGAATGTAATGACAATTGTTGTAATTCTCATAaagattattattatgatgataataatattgatatgctaaatgatgaagaagaaaaacatttttgtaatgtttgtttttcttttttatattataaaaaatattgtttttatgaATTGTTAAGAATATATAGAAATTTATGCATGTTaaatgaagaagaaaaaagtTTATTATCAGAATCGATTTATtgtaaagtatataaaatgtatctAGCTGTTttgaataattattattttatattaaatatattattaccaCAAATATCAACACCTATTATACTTAATTTATTATCTTACACATTTCATAAAGATTGTggagaaaataatatacatgaTGATATGTGTTGTActcataataatatgaacaatGCAGAAAACGGTGTATTTAATATGGGTCAtacaaaaatagaaaaacaAGCCAacgataatgatgataataataataataatatgaagaaaaaatCAAGAGAAgaaattatcataaatacAATAATAGATAATTTAACAGAACAAGAAAAAGCTAACATTGATAAgatatacaattataataatttagatGCAAGACTTTTATGTAAAGATGAtccattaataatattaaatgaaataaaatctAAAAtcatgaataaaaaaaaagattgTGATATgcttaaattatttgataatcaatctgaattattattatcatcagaTGATAATAACctaaataataatgagaTTACAAAAAAACAGGATGTGCAATATAATGGAAATCCAATTTCTATAAACCCTGAATGTCATCACGAAGGAAATGAAACTagcgaaataaaaaaaaaggaaacacgtttatcaaaaaattctactttattaaatgatgaaataaataatccAATTACAAATACTAATCATGTAAATCTTAAGAATCAATCAGAAAATATTTCGATTTCTATTAACCAAGCAGAATGTGATCATAATGAAAAACATGAACATATATCACCAGGATTAAGAATCACAAATATGTATTCTCCATCTCTTGATGAATATTCATTAATTCAAAATATGAGTAAAGTAAGAAGCACATTAAGACAATTTGTTCGTGACTGGTCTATTGAAGGTATagaagaaagaaaaaatgcatatgaaccaattttaaaaagtttagaaaaatatattccaaTAACAGATAATTATATaccaaaaatattatgcCCAGGATCAGGGTTAGGTAGATTACCATATGAAGTAGCAAAAAGAGGTTATAAAAGTCAAGGAAATGAATTTTCCTATTTTATGCTTTTATCatctaattttattttaaattattataatcaaaaAGATTCATTACATATTCAACCATATTGTATTAATACattaaatagaaaaaaaagagatgatcatttgaaaattattaatttaccAGATGTTAACACATATAATAAAGATGTATTAGATTCTGAATTTTCAATGTGTGCTGGTGAATTAGTTGAAGTCTATTATGAAGAAAAAGAGCAATTTGATGGAATATtaacatgtttttttttagatacagctaaaaatatttttgtctATATTCGAACATTTGCAAATATACTTAAACCAAATTCATTATGGTCAAATATTGGtccattattatttcattatgcTGAAATGCCAAATGAAATGTCTATTGAATTAGCATGGGATGAAATCAAATTTGTTATCTCAAAATGGTTTACTATTGTAGATGAGCAATGGATAGACAATTATTATACTACAAATATAGATTCAATGATGCAAGTACAATAtcattgtattttttttaatgcaaTTCGAAATGATGTACCTGTTGAGAACTAG